Sequence from the Miscanthus floridulus cultivar M001 chromosome 16, ASM1932011v1, whole genome shotgun sequence genome:
TTTTTGGGAGTGCACACTACCATTTAAAAGATCATCCCAAAAACTGACTGTGTCCCCTTTACCTGGAATGCAGTAAGCAACTCCCCTATATTGGATATGAAGTCTCAAAATGTCCTTCCACCAGAATGAACCTCTTTCTCTTCTAATATGAGGGACTCCATCTGGATAATGTTTCTGCCAGATAAGCTTAACCCACTGAATATTTTCTTTCCTATAGAGTTTATCCAATTGCTTCAACAGAAGAGCATCATTTTGAACGCTCAAGTTGATGACCCCCAGTCCCCCTTTTTCTTTGGGTCTCCTGACAAGTTCCCAGGCTGCTAGAGTGTAACCTTTTTTCCTAAAATCACTCCCTCTCCAGAGACATTTCTTTCTGTGCTTATCAATAATTTCCACCACTGTGACTGGCAATTTTAAAGAGCACATATAGTAAGTTGGGAGTGATGAGAGAACTGAGTTTACCAACTGCAATCTTCCAGCATAAGAGAGGAATTGAGAGCTTGCAGAAAGCCTTCTCTCAATTCTGCTGATAAGAGGGGCATAATCTTTCACTTGTGGTTTAGTGAGACCCATGGGCAGACCCAGATAAGTGAAAGGGAAGGATCCCACCAGACATCCAAAAACATTTGCTAGTGTATTAGCCTTTCCTTGGTAAACATTAATAGGAACAAGACAAGATTTGTGGTAGTTAACTCTCAGTCCACTTGAAATAGTAAAATTCTGTAGGATCTCCTTGAGATGTTGCAGCTGTGTTTCACAGGCTTGCATGATCAGGATAGTATCATCTGCATACTGCACAATTGGGAAAGGGGTACCTTGATTCTGtggaaagggggggggggggggaagaggTTTCCATGTTCATACTCCTTATTTATGACACACTGTAACAGATCAGCTGCAATAGCAAAGAGAAGAGGAGACAGGGGGTCACCCTGCCTAACCCcccttttacatttgaaatcctTGCCAGCTACCCCGTTGAGTAAAACTGATGAAGTTGCAGATGAAAGAATTTCTTTCATCCATTCCAGCCATCTTGAGGGGATACCCTTTGCTCTGAGAATGTCTATGATGGCTAAGTGCTCCACCAAATCGAAAGCCTTTTCAAAATCTAGCTTAAGTATAACGATCTCTCTCCTGGAATGATGACATTGGTGAAGATATTCAAAAGCCCACCCTAGACAGTCCTGAATAGTCCTTCCTCATATAAAGCCATATTGATTCTCATGCGCCACTGTCAGAGCTTTCGTTTGAAGTCTATTGGCTAATATCTTAGTGATGACTTTCAT
This genomic interval carries:
- the LOC136512385 gene encoding uncharacterized protein yields the protein MQACETQLQHLKEILQNFTISSGLRVNYHKSCLVPINVYQGKANTLANVFGCLVGSFPFTYLGLPMGLTKPQVKDYAPLISRIERRLSASSQFLSYAGRLQLVNSVLSSLPTYYMCSLKLPVTVVEIIDKHRKKCLWRGSDFRKKGYTLAAWELVRRPKEKGGLGVINLSVQNDALLLKQLDKLYRKENIQWVKLIWQKHYPDGVPHIRRERGSFWWKDILRLHIQYRGVAYCIPGKGDTVSFWDDLLNGSVHSQKYPHLLNFAKEPRISFQKMRDAEPLLSSFRIPMTRQAYNEFLELQTELLQMHPANSDVNDCWQFIWGNQNYSSSKYYRYQYASLNPP